From one Streptomyces sp. R41 genomic stretch:
- the rnc gene encoding ribonuclease III: MSDAKADSNAKKKADNTASSHTLLEGRLGYKLESALLVRALTHRSYAYENGGLPTNERLEFLGDSVLGLVVTDTLYRTHPDLPEGQLAKLRAAVVNSRALAEVGRGLELGSFIRLGRGEEGTGGRDKASILADTLEAVIGAVYLDQGLDAAGELVHRLFDPLIEKSSNLGAGLDWKTSLQELTATEGLGVPEYLVSETGPDHEKTFTAAARVGGVSYGTGTGRSKKEAEQQAAESAWRAIRSAADERAKTARAAEKAAQAAEKAAQAAEGSADTPSAPTSDPATA; the protein is encoded by the coding sequence ATGTCTGACGCCAAGGCGGACTCAAACGCCAAGAAAAAGGCGGACAACACAGCCTCGTCCCACACGCTTCTGGAAGGGCGGCTCGGCTACAAGCTCGAGTCCGCCCTTCTGGTGCGTGCGCTGACCCACCGTTCCTACGCGTACGAGAACGGCGGTCTGCCGACCAATGAGCGCCTGGAGTTCCTCGGGGACTCCGTGCTCGGCCTCGTGGTCACGGACACGCTGTACCGCACCCACCCCGACCTGCCCGAAGGCCAGCTGGCCAAGTTGCGGGCCGCGGTGGTCAACTCGCGTGCGCTGGCGGAGGTGGGCCGCGGCCTCGAACTCGGCTCCTTCATCCGGCTCGGCCGGGGCGAAGAAGGCACGGGAGGCCGGGACAAGGCATCCATCCTCGCCGACACCCTTGAAGCGGTGATCGGCGCGGTCTATCTCGACCAGGGTCTGGACGCGGCGGGCGAGCTCGTCCACCGGCTCTTCGACCCGCTGATCGAGAAGTCCTCGAATCTGGGCGCGGGCCTGGACTGGAAGACCAGTCTCCAGGAGCTCACCGCGACCGAGGGGCTCGGCGTGCCCGAGTACCTGGTCTCGGAGACCGGCCCGGACCACGAGAAGACCTTTACTGCTGCCGCCCGCGTCGGAGGCGTCTCGTACGGCACCGGCACCGGCCGCAGCAAGAAGGAGGCGGAGCAGCAGGCCGCGGAGTCCGCGTGGCGTGCGATCCGTTCCGCCGCGGACGAACGCGCGAAGACGGCCAGGGCCGCCGAGAAGGCGGCTCAGGCCGCTGAGAAGGCGGCTCAGGCCGCCGAGGGATCCGCCGACACCCCCTCGGCCCCGACGAGCGACCCGGCCACGGCCTGA
- the rsmD gene encoding 16S rRNA (guanine(966)-N(2))-methyltransferase RsmD yields the protein MTCAPEDDDSAPEKGRGSVSTYGSAARARATGSNPRSPPTRSTPHSRLPDWIRNHPLEQGPEMTRVIAGAAGGRRLAVPPGTGTRPTSDRAREGLFSTWQSLLGGPLEGERVLDLYAGSGAVGLEALSRGAGHTLLVEADARAAKVIRENVKSLGLPGAEVRSGKAEQIIQQPAPADPYDLVFLDPPYAVSDDDLREILLTLRAQGWLAAEALVTVERSTRGGEFGWPDGFAALRARRYGEGTFWYGRAASTCEDAR from the coding sequence ATGACATGCGCTCCTGAAGATGATGACAGCGCTCCTGAAAAGGGGCGCGGGTCCGTATCGACATACGGCTCCGCCGCGCGGGCGCGAGCCACCGGATCGAACCCACGGTCGCCCCCGACGCGCAGCACCCCCCACTCCCGCCTGCCAGACTGGATCCGTAATCATCCGCTCGAACAAGGACCCGAGATGACCCGCGTGATCGCCGGCGCAGCCGGCGGACGCCGCCTAGCCGTCCCGCCGGGCACCGGCACCCGGCCCACCTCCGACCGGGCGCGCGAGGGCCTCTTCTCCACCTGGCAGTCCCTGCTCGGCGGCCCGCTGGAGGGGGAGCGCGTGCTCGACCTGTACGCCGGTTCCGGCGCCGTCGGCCTGGAGGCGCTCAGCCGTGGAGCCGGACACACCCTGCTCGTCGAGGCCGACGCCCGCGCGGCCAAGGTCATCCGCGAGAACGTGAAGTCGCTGGGCCTTCCGGGCGCCGAGGTCAGGTCGGGCAAAGCGGAGCAGATCATCCAGCAACCGGCGCCGGCAGACCCGTACGACCTGGTCTTCCTGGACCCGCCCTACGCCGTCTCGGACGACGATCTTCGCGAGATTCTGCTCACACTCCGGGCGCAGGGCTGGCTAGCGGCCGAAGCCCTCGTCACCGTGGAGCGCAGCACCAGAGGCGGCGAATTCGGGTGGCCGGACGGCTTTGCAGCGCTCCGGGCCCGTCGTTACGGCGAGGGCACGTTTTGGTACGGTCGCGCCGCCTCTACGTGCGAAGACGCACGATGA
- the coaD gene encoding pantetheine-phosphate adenylyltransferase, whose amino-acid sequence MRRAVCPGSFDPITNGHLDIIARASRLYDVVHVVVMINQAKKGLFTVDERIELIREVTAEFGNVQVEAYHGLLVDFCKQRDIPAIVKGLRAVSDFDYELQMAQMNNGLSGVETLFIPTSPTYSFLSSSLVKEVATWGGDISHLVPPVVLEALKERLGKG is encoded by the coding sequence TTGCGCCGCGCCGTCTGTCCGGGGTCATTCGACCCCATCACCAATGGACACCTCGACATCATCGCCCGCGCCTCCAGGCTCTACGACGTCGTGCACGTCGTGGTGATGATCAATCAGGCGAAGAAGGGCCTGTTCACCGTCGACGAGCGGATCGAGCTGATCCGCGAGGTCACCGCCGAATTCGGCAATGTCCAGGTCGAGGCCTACCACGGCCTGCTCGTCGACTTCTGCAAGCAGCGCGACATCCCCGCCATCGTGAAGGGCCTGCGCGCGGTCAGCGACTTCGACTACGAACTCCAGATGGCCCAGATGAACAACGGCCTCTCGGGCGTCGAAACGCTGTTCATCCCGACCAGCCCCACCTACAGCTTCCTCTCCTCCTCGCTGGTCAAGGAGGTCGCGACCTGGGGCGGAGACATCTCCCACCTGGTGCCGCCGGTGGTCCTCGAGGCGCTCAAGGAGCGGCTCGGCAAGGGCTGA
- a CDS encoding winged helix-turn-helix transcriptional regulator, giving the protein MKPSVQTAESGECQDLAYNVFARSCPSRGTLEHVTGRWGALTLGALHEGSLRFNELRRRVDGVSEKMLSQTLHALERDGLVHREAQPTNPPRVDYELTPLGRDVAERLMTLIQFVEGRMDDVLEARQRYDETRGAF; this is encoded by the coding sequence ATGAAGCCCAGCGTGCAGACCGCCGAGAGCGGTGAGTGTCAGGACCTCGCGTACAACGTGTTCGCGAGGAGCTGCCCGTCCCGGGGCACGCTGGAGCACGTCACCGGACGCTGGGGCGCGCTCACCCTCGGAGCGCTGCACGAGGGCTCTCTCCGCTTCAATGAGCTGCGCCGCCGTGTCGACGGCGTGAGCGAGAAGATGCTGTCCCAGACCCTGCACGCGCTGGAGCGCGACGGCCTCGTGCACCGTGAGGCACAGCCGACGAACCCGCCCCGCGTGGACTACGAACTGACTCCGCTCGGGCGCGACGTCGCCGAGCGTCTGATGACGCTCATCCAGTTCGTGGAGGGCCGCATGGACGACGTGCTCGAAGCGCGTCAGCGTTACGACGAGACGCGCGGCGCCTTCTGA
- the rpmF gene encoding 50S ribosomal protein L32, with the protein MAVPKRKMSRSNTRHRRSQWKAAVPTLVACERCHEPKQQHIACPACGTYNKRQVLEV; encoded by the coding sequence GTGGCTGTTCCGAAGCGGAAGATGTCGCGCAGCAACACGCGCCACCGCCGGTCGCAGTGGAAGGCTGCGGTCCCCACCCTGGTTGCGTGCGAGCGCTGCCACGAGCCCAAGCAGCAGCACATTGCCTGCCCCGCTTGCGGCACCTACAACAAGCGCCAGGTCCTCGAGGTCTGA
- a CDS encoding GYD domain-containing protein, with protein sequence MPTYVTLLNWTDQGIRNYKDTAKRAEAFATAVQKLGAKLLNIYWTVGSYDLVAVVEAPDDETATAALLQLGGVGNVRTTTLRAFGREEMDRIIAKAAG encoded by the coding sequence ATGCCGACGTATGTCACGTTGCTGAACTGGACGGATCAAGGGATCCGAAACTACAAGGACACCGCGAAACGTGCCGAGGCCTTCGCCACAGCGGTACAGAAGCTCGGGGCGAAGCTCCTGAACATCTACTGGACCGTCGGTTCGTACGACCTCGTGGCCGTTGTTGAGGCGCCCGACGACGAAACCGCCACCGCAGCGCTCCTGCAGCTCGGCGGGGTGGGCAATGTCCGTACCACGACCCTGCGGGCCTTTGGCCGAGAGGAGATGGATCGCATCATCGCCAAGGCCGCTGGGTGA
- a CDS encoding ATP synthase F0 subunit B, whose amino-acid sequence MDVQKKLDEIVAAVGSARSMPMSASCVVNRSELLSMLEEVRQALPGSLAQAEELIGGREEMVEQARQEAERIIQSAHAERGSLISDTEVARRSQNEADRILAEARKEAEEIIAEADDYVDSKLANFEVVLTKTLGSVGRGREKLLGTGPGVDEQGYEDEDAPERSHDPETLRRNADEYVDVKLGAFEAVLAKTLEAVGRGRQKLHGRIASDDLGLLTDDGTTVQHTSDADYLAGLVELSEAPEQPVQTPEVPAQPSYGQQDAYAYQQQADPYGYQQQYAQQDAYGYQQADPYAAYPQQQGYDQQQAYDQSQQQAYAQPQAHAPDSQGHALDETSLFDTGMISAEQLRAYEQGRGGH is encoded by the coding sequence GTGGACGTGCAGAAGAAGCTCGATGAGATCGTCGCGGCGGTCGGCAGCGCCCGTTCCATGCCCATGTCGGCCTCGTGCGTGGTCAACCGCTCCGAGCTGCTCTCGATGCTCGAAGAGGTGCGCCAGGCCCTGCCCGGCTCCCTCGCCCAGGCCGAGGAACTGATCGGCGGCCGTGAGGAAATGGTCGAGCAGGCCCGTCAGGAGGCCGAGCGGATCATCCAGTCCGCGCACGCCGAGCGCGGCTCCCTGATCTCCGACACCGAGGTCGCCCGCCGCTCCCAGAACGAGGCGGACCGCATCCTCGCCGAGGCCCGCAAGGAGGCCGAGGAGATCATCGCCGAGGCCGACGACTACGTCGACTCCAAGCTCGCCAACTTCGAGGTCGTCCTCACCAAGACGCTCGGCTCCGTGGGCCGCGGCCGCGAGAAGCTCCTCGGCACCGGTCCCGGCGTCGACGAGCAGGGCTACGAGGACGAGGACGCCCCCGAGCGCAGCCACGACCCGGAGACCCTGCGCCGCAACGCCGACGAGTACGTCGACGTGAAGCTCGGCGCCTTCGAGGCCGTCCTGGCCAAGACCCTGGAGGCCGTCGGGCGCGGTCGGCAGAAGCTGCACGGCCGGATCGCCAGCGACGACCTGGGCCTGCTCACGGACGACGGGACGACCGTCCAGCACACCAGCGACGCCGACTACCTGGCCGGCCTCGTCGAGCTCTCCGAAGCCCCCGAGCAGCCCGTCCAGACGCCCGAGGTACCGGCTCAGCCGTCCTACGGGCAGCAGGACGCCTACGCGTACCAGCAGCAGGCCGATCCGTACGGTTATCAGCAGCAGTACGCCCAGCAGGACGCGTACGGCTACCAGCAGGCCGACCCGTACGCCGCCTACCCGCAGCAGCAGGGCTACGACCAGCAGCAGGCGTACGACCAGAGCCAGCAGCAGGCCTACGCCCAGCCGCAGGCCCACGCGCCGGACTCGCAGGGGCACGCCCTGGACGAGACCAGCCTGTTCGACACCGGCATGATCAGCGCGGAGCAGCTGCGGGCGTACGAGCAGGGGCGCGGCGGCCACTGA
- a CDS encoding flavodoxin family protein — protein MSTPVVSIAYHSGYGHTAVLAEAVRSGAAEAGARVHLVKVDDITDAEWELLDASDAIVFGSPTYMGTASGAFHVFAEASSKRWFGQDWKDKLAAGFTNSGSKSGDKLHTLQFFQILAAQHGMNWINLGLHPGWNSSSASEHDLNRLGVFAGAAAQTNVDEGPETVHKADIATAEHLGRRIAEAARVFALGRAAAAEVAA, from the coding sequence GTGAGCACCCCCGTCGTCTCCATCGCCTACCACTCCGGCTACGGCCACACCGCCGTCCTCGCCGAGGCCGTCCGCTCCGGCGCCGCCGAGGCCGGCGCTCGGGTTCACCTGGTCAAGGTCGACGACATCACCGACGCCGAGTGGGAGCTGCTCGACGCCTCTGACGCGATCGTCTTCGGCTCGCCGACCTACATGGGCACCGCGTCGGGCGCCTTCCATGTCTTCGCCGAGGCGTCCTCGAAGCGCTGGTTCGGGCAGGACTGGAAGGACAAGCTCGCCGCCGGGTTCACCAACTCCGGCTCCAAGAGCGGCGACAAGCTGCACACCCTGCAGTTCTTCCAGATCCTGGCCGCGCAGCACGGCATGAACTGGATCAACCTCGGTCTGCACCCGGGCTGGAACAGCAGCTCCGCCTCCGAGCACGACCTCAACCGACTCGGCGTCTTCGCCGGCGCCGCCGCCCAGACCAACGTCGACGAGGGCCCCGAGACCGTGCACAAGGCCGACATCGCCACCGCCGAGCACCTCGGGCGTCGGATCGCGGAGGCGGCACGGGTGTTCGCGCTGGGGCGCGCGGCTGCGGCCGAGGTGGCCGCGTAA
- the mutM gene encoding bifunctional DNA-formamidopyrimidine glycosylase/DNA-(apurinic or apyrimidinic site) lyase, translating to MPELPEVEVVRRGLERWVSGRVVKTVEVRHPRAVRRHLAGPEGFAQALAGQRVGEAMRRGKYLWLPLEDSPYSVLAHLGMSGQLLVQPEDAPDEKHLRIRIRFEDGEGTELRFVDQRTFGGLSLHENTPDGLPDVIAHIARDPLDPLFDDAAFHTALRARRTTIKRALLDQSLISGVGNIYADEALWRSKLHYERPTGTFTRPRTAELLGHIRDVMNDALAVGGTSFDSLYVNVNGESGYFDRSLDAYGREGEPCRRCGTPMRRRAWMNRSSYFCPKCQKAPRVSS from the coding sequence GTGCCCGAGTTGCCCGAGGTCGAAGTCGTGCGGCGCGGCTTGGAGCGTTGGGTCAGCGGGCGAGTCGTGAAGACGGTCGAGGTGCGGCATCCGCGGGCCGTACGACGGCATCTGGCGGGGCCCGAGGGCTTCGCGCAGGCGCTCGCCGGGCAGCGCGTGGGCGAGGCCATGCGCCGCGGCAAGTATCTGTGGCTGCCCCTCGAAGACTCCCCGTACTCCGTGCTCGCGCACCTCGGCATGAGCGGCCAGCTCCTGGTGCAGCCGGAGGACGCCCCGGACGAGAAGCACCTGCGCATCCGCATCCGCTTCGAGGACGGCGAGGGCACCGAGCTGCGCTTCGTCGACCAGCGCACCTTCGGCGGGCTCTCGCTGCACGAGAACACCCCCGACGGCCTGCCGGACGTCATCGCGCACATCGCCCGCGACCCGCTCGACCCCCTCTTCGACGACGCCGCGTTCCACACGGCCCTGCGCGCCCGCCGGACCACGATCAAGCGCGCCCTGCTCGACCAGTCCCTGATCAGCGGGGTCGGCAACATCTACGCGGACGAGGCCCTCTGGCGCTCCAAGCTGCACTACGAACGTCCCACGGGAACCTTCACCCGGCCACGCACCGCCGAGCTCCTCGGCCACATCCGCGACGTCATGAACGACGCCCTGGCCGTCGGCGGCACCAGCTTCGACAGCCTGTACGTCAACGTCAACGGGGAGTCGGGCTACTTCGACCGCTCGCTCGACGCGTACGGGCGCGAGGGCGAGCCCTGCCGACGGTGCGGGACGCCGATGCGGCGGCGCGCCTGGATGAACCGCTCCAGCTACTTCTGCCCGAAGTGTCAGAAGGCGCCGCGCGTCTCGTCGTAA
- a CDS encoding DUF177 domain-containing protein: MALNTRLDHRNPLVFDTHELGRRPGALQRLTRRIDAPKDLGIQGVIGVPEGAPVELELRLESVMEGVLVTGTARAQAEGECVRCLEPLEQELEADFQEMFSYPDADDRGRPKAEPADDAEEDEDRLFIEDGLFDLESVLRDAVVLALPMQPVCQDDCPGLCSECGARLADDPDHHHDAVDIRWAALQGLAGSLEDGEKDEMSGAEAGVDEKQEK, from the coding sequence ATGGCTCTGAACACCCGCCTCGACCACCGCAACCCTCTCGTGTTCGACACACACGAGCTGGGGCGGCGTCCTGGCGCGCTGCAGCGCTTGACCCGCAGGATCGACGCTCCCAAGGATCTCGGGATCCAGGGAGTCATCGGAGTGCCGGAAGGCGCCCCGGTGGAGCTTGAACTCCGCCTCGAGTCGGTCATGGAAGGTGTGCTCGTCACAGGCACCGCCCGTGCACAGGCCGAGGGGGAGTGCGTAAGGTGTCTGGAGCCGCTCGAGCAGGAGCTCGAAGCGGACTTCCAGGAGATGTTCTCGTACCCTGACGCCGATGACCGGGGCCGCCCCAAAGCGGAACCGGCCGACGACGCCGAGGAAGACGAGGACAGGCTCTTCATCGAGGACGGCTTGTTCGACCTCGAATCCGTGCTGCGTGATGCGGTGGTGCTCGCACTGCCGATGCAGCCGGTGTGCCAGGACGACTGCCCCGGCCTGTGCTCCGAGTGCGGAGCCCGGCTGGCGGACGACCCGGACCACCACCATGACGCCGTCGACATCCGTTGGGCGGCACTGCAGGGACTCGCCGGTTCACTCGAAGATGGCGAGAAGGACGAGATGAGCGGCGCCGAAGCGGGCGTCGACGAGAAGCAGGAGAAGTAG
- a CDS encoding HSP90 family protein yields the protein MDSQTSQPSQAPQSPHTFQVDLRGLVDLLSHHLYSSPKVYLRELLQNAVDAITARRAEQSDAPATVRLYAEGGALRVEDSGVGLTESDVHNLLATIGRSSKRNDGLETARSDFLGQFGIGLLACFVVAERIRVVSRSARTPDAAPVEWTAADDGSYTVRTLPHEARIEPGTTVHLVARAGAGEWLSEERVRSLARDFGSLLPYDVRVGDEVIADLPAPWDRPHPSPATRRVALARHCHDLFGFTPLESIDLDVPLAGIRGVAYVLPSAVSPAQRAGHRVHLKGMLLTERAEQLLPDWAFFVRCVLDTDSLRPTASRESLYEDETLAAVREALGERIRAWLTGLAAGDPERLAAFLSVHYLGVKSLARHDKEMLRTMLPWLPFETTDGRLSLEEFAQRHPVVHFTRTVEEYRQVAPIASAQGIGVINGGYTYDSELIEALPSVRPGTAVSELDADTVTAHLDAVDPAEELALSAFLAAARARLDPLGCDVALRAFHPLSVPALHLDDRAARHEQARAEAEEQADDLWAGILGSLRGSAPRARLVLNHLNPLIRRISSLSDPELIGTATESLYGQALLMAQRPLRPADSALLNRAFIGLLEWATHTDPGKDDRR from the coding sequence ATGGACTCCCAGACTTCACAGCCATCACAGGCACCCCAGTCACCTCATACGTTCCAGGTCGACCTGCGCGGTTTGGTGGACCTGCTCTCCCATCATCTCTACTCCAGTCCCAAGGTCTATCTGCGCGAGCTGCTGCAGAACGCCGTGGACGCGATCACCGCGCGGCGCGCCGAACAGTCGGACGCGCCGGCCACCGTGCGCCTGTACGCCGAGGGCGGCGCCCTGCGGGTGGAGGACTCCGGCGTGGGGCTCACCGAGTCCGACGTGCACAACCTGCTCGCGACCATCGGCCGCAGCTCCAAGCGGAACGACGGTCTGGAGACGGCGCGTTCCGACTTCCTCGGGCAGTTCGGCATCGGTCTGCTGGCGTGTTTCGTCGTCGCCGAGCGCATCCGGGTCGTCAGCCGCAGCGCGCGTACGCCCGACGCGGCGCCCGTGGAGTGGACGGCGGCCGACGACGGTTCGTACACCGTGCGCACGCTGCCGCACGAGGCGCGCATCGAACCGGGCACCACCGTGCATCTGGTGGCGCGCGCCGGGGCCGGCGAGTGGCTGAGTGAGGAGCGGGTGCGGTCGCTGGCGCGGGACTTCGGGTCGCTGCTGCCGTACGACGTGCGTGTCGGCGACGAGGTGATCGCGGACCTTCCGGCGCCCTGGGACCGTCCCCATCCGAGTCCCGCCACCCGAAGGGTGGCACTGGCCCGGCACTGCCACGACCTGTTCGGTTTCACGCCGCTGGAGTCGATCGACCTGGACGTGCCGCTCGCCGGGATCCGGGGCGTGGCGTACGTCCTGCCGTCCGCGGTCAGCCCGGCCCAGCGCGCCGGCCACCGCGTGCACCTGAAGGGCATGCTGCTCACCGAGCGGGCCGAACAGCTGCTGCCCGACTGGGCGTTCTTCGTGCGCTGTGTCCTCGACACGGACAGCCTGCGGCCCACCGCGTCGCGGGAGTCGCTGTACGAGGACGAGACGCTCGCGGCCGTACGGGAGGCGCTGGGCGAGAGGATTCGGGCCTGGCTGACCGGGCTCGCGGCGGGCGATCCGGAGCGGCTGGCCGCCTTCCTGTCGGTGCATTACCTGGGCGTGAAGTCCCTTGCGCGGCACGACAAGGAGATGCTGCGCACGATGCTGCCGTGGCTGCCCTTCGAGACGACCGACGGGCGGCTGTCCCTGGAGGAGTTCGCGCAGCGGCATCCCGTAGTGCACTTCACGCGGACCGTGGAGGAGTACCGGCAGGTCGCGCCGATCGCCTCCGCACAGGGCATCGGGGTGATCAACGGCGGCTACACGTACGACAGCGAGCTGATCGAGGCACTGCCGTCCGTACGCCCGGGGACGGCCGTGTCGGAGCTCGACGCCGACACGGTGACGGCTCACCTGGACGCGGTCGACCCGGCCGAGGAGCTCGCCCTGTCGGCCTTCCTGGCGGCCGCGCGGGCAAGACTCGACCCCCTGGGCTGCGATGTGGCCCTGCGCGCCTTCCACCCGCTGTCGGTCCCGGCGCTGCACCTGGACGACCGGGCGGCCCGCCACGAGCAGGCCCGCGCGGAGGCCGAGGAGCAGGCCGACGACCTCTGGGCGGGCATCCTCGGCTCGCTGCGCGGCAGCGCCCCACGCGCGCGCCTGGTGCTCAACCACCTCAACCCGCTGATCCGAAGGATCAGTTCACTCAGCGACCCGGAGCTGATCGGCACCGCCACGGAGTCCCTCTACGGGCAGGCCCTGCTGATGGCCCAGCGCCCGCTGCGTCCCGCGGACTCCGCGCTCCTCAACCGCGCGTTCATCGGCCTCCTGGAGTGGGCCACCCACACCGACCCCGGGAAGGACGACCGCCGATGA
- the recG gene encoding ATP-dependent DNA helicase RecG has translation MDLVPVLEEPLKKVLGPATAKVMAEHLGLHTVGDLLHHYPRRYEERGQLTHLADLPMDEHVTVVAQVADARLHTFASSRAPRGKGQRLEVTITDGSGRLQLVFFGNGVHKPHKDLLPGTRAMFSGKVSVFNHRLQLAHPAYELLRGDSDDAAETVDSWAGALIPIYPATAKLESWKIAKSVQTVLPSAQEAVDPLPDSLRDGRGLVALPEALLKIHRPHTKADIHDARARLKWDEAFVLQVALARRRHADAQLPAVARKPTPDGLLTAFDAKLPFTLTEGQQKVSKEIFDDLATEHPMHRLLQGEVGSGKTMVALRAMLAVVDAGGQAAMLAPTEVLAQQHHRSITEMMGELAEGGMLGGAEHSTKVVLLTGSMGAAARRQALLDLVTGEAGIVIGTHALIEDKVQFHDLGLVVVDEQHRFGVEQRDALRGKGKQPPHLLVMTATPIPRTVAMTVFGDLETSVLDQLPAGRSPIASHVVPAADKPHFLARAWERVREEVENGHQAYVVCPRIGDEEDDPKKTKKKSPEDEAEKRPPLAVLDVADQLTKGPLQGLKVEVLHGRMQPDDKDAVMRRFAAGETDVLVATTVIEVGVNVPNATAMVIMDADRFGVSQLHQLRGRVGRGSAAGLCLLVSEMPEASAARQRLNAVASTLDGFELSRIDLEQRREGDVLGQAQSGVRSSLRMLAVIDDEEIIAEAREEAAAVVAADPELERLPGLRTALQALLDEEREQYLDKG, from the coding sequence ATGGATCTCGTGCCCGTGCTCGAAGAACCACTGAAGAAGGTGCTCGGTCCCGCCACCGCGAAGGTGATGGCCGAGCACCTCGGCCTGCACACCGTCGGCGATCTGCTGCACCACTATCCGCGCAGATATGAGGAGCGCGGGCAGCTCACCCACCTCGCCGACCTGCCCATGGACGAGCATGTGACGGTGGTCGCCCAGGTCGCCGACGCGCGCCTGCACACCTTCGCCTCGTCCAGGGCTCCCCGCGGCAAGGGTCAGCGCCTCGAAGTGACCATCACGGACGGCAGCGGCCGCCTCCAGCTGGTCTTCTTCGGCAACGGCGTGCACAAGCCCCACAAGGACCTCCTGCCCGGCACGCGCGCGATGTTCTCGGGCAAGGTCTCCGTCTTCAACCACCGCCTCCAGCTGGCCCATCCGGCGTACGAGCTGCTGCGCGGCGACAGCGACGACGCCGCCGAGACCGTCGACTCCTGGGCGGGCGCGCTCATCCCGATCTACCCGGCCACCGCCAAGCTGGAGTCCTGGAAGATCGCCAAGTCCGTGCAGACGGTGCTGCCCAGCGCCCAGGAGGCCGTCGACCCCCTCCCGGACTCCCTCCGGGACGGCCGCGGCCTGGTCGCCCTCCCCGAAGCCCTCCTGAAGATCCACCGTCCGCACACCAAGGCGGACATCCACGACGCCCGTGCCCGCCTGAAGTGGGACGAGGCCTTCGTCCTCCAGGTCGCCCTGGCCCGCCGCCGCCATGCCGACGCGCAACTCCCGGCCGTGGCCCGCAAACCCACGCCGGACGGCCTGCTCACCGCCTTCGACGCCAAGCTGCCCTTCACCCTCACCGAGGGCCAGCAGAAGGTCTCCAAGGAGATCTTCGACGACCTCGCGACCGAGCATCCGATGCACCGGCTGCTCCAGGGCGAGGTCGGAAGCGGCAAGACGATGGTGGCCCTGCGCGCCATGCTCGCCGTCGTCGACGCCGGAGGCCAGGCCGCGATGCTCGCGCCCACCGAAGTGCTCGCCCAGCAGCACCACCGGTCGATCACGGAAATGATGGGGGAGTTGGCCGAGGGCGGCATGCTCGGCGGGGCCGAGCACTCCACCAAGGTCGTGCTGCTCACGGGCTCCATGGGCGCGGCGGCCCGGAGGCAGGCGCTGCTCGATCTGGTCACCGGCGAGGCCGGGATCGTCATCGGCACGCATGCGCTGATCGAGGACAAGGTGCAGTTCCACGACCTGGGCCTGGTCGTGGTCGACGAGCAGCACCGCTTCGGTGTCGAGCAGCGCGACGCCCTGCGCGGCAAGGGCAAGCAGCCCCCGCACCTCCTGGTCATGACCGCCACGCCCATTCCGCGCACGGTCGCGATGACCGTCTTCGGCGACCTGGAGACCTCCGTCCTCGACCAGCTCCCCGCCGGCCGCTCGCCGATCGCCAGCCATGTCGTCCCGGCCGCGGACAAGCCCCACTTCCTCGCGCGCGCGTGGGAGCGCGTGCGTGAGGAAGTGGAGAACGGCCATCAGGCGTACGTGGTCTGCCCCCGTATCGGGGACGAGGAGGACGACCCCAAGAAGACCAAGAAGAAGTCCCCCGAGGACGAGGCGGAGAAGCGCCCGCCGCTCGCCGTCCTCGACGTCGCCGACCAGCTCACCAAGGGCCCCCTCCAGGGCCTCAAGGTCGAGGTCCTGCACGGCCGTATGCAGCCCGACGACAAGGACGCCGTCATGCGCCGTTTCGCCGCGGGCGAGACCGACGTCCTGGTCGCGACCACCGTCATCGAGGTCGGGGTGAATGTGCCGAATGCCACAGCGATGGTGATCATGGACGCCGACCGGTTCGGCGTCTCCCAGCTCCACCAGCTGCGCGGACGGGTCGGCCGAGGCTCGGCCGCCGGACTCTGCCTCCTGGTCAGCGAGATGCCCGAGGCCAGCGCGGCCCGCCAGCGGCTGAACGCGGTGGCGTCCACGCTCGACGGCTTCGAGCTCTCCCGAATCGACCTGGAACAGCGCCGCGAGGGCGACGTCCTCGGCCAGGCCCAGTCCGGCGTCCGCTCCTCGCTGCGCATGCTCGCCGTCATCGACGACGAGGAGATCATCGCCGAGGCCCGCGAGGAGGCCGCTGCGGTGGTGGCCGCCGACCCGGAGCTCGAGCGGCTCCCGGGACTGCGCACGGCTCTCCAGGCCCTGCTCGACGAGGAGAGGGAGCAGTACCTGGACAAGGGGTGA